Genomic window (Psilocybe cubensis strain MGC-MH-2018 chromosome 1, whole genome shotgun sequence):
ATGAGTTGTGGGTTGTTCATCATGCTGGCAAGGTCTGGCATTCCACCCCCACCAGGACCGCCGCTACCGCCCAGATTTCTTAACATATCGGCCATTCCACCTAGTCCTGGACCCCCAGCCCCTGAGGCTCCGCCTGATCGAGTACCAGACACCGTATCGTCGCTGTTGTCGCTGTCTATGCGGGCTCGAGCGTTCTGAAGGCCCGTTTTCAAGCTTGCGTTAGAAGGCTCTAGTTTCAAGCCACGTTCAAAAGCACTCGCAGCGGCTTTGAAATCACCAAGAGAGTATTGCGCATGTCTGAATAATATCCAAAAACGAGATCAACGACACTAGTGTTGGACGGAAGTTTGAGCACGCACCCCAGTCTATGGTATGCCTTTACGAACTTGGAATCTACAGAGATCGCTTTTTCAGCATCTCCGACTGCGGCGAGATGATCGCCTTTGCTCGAGTGCGCGGCGGCTCTGTTGGAATAATAGACGGGGTTGGTAGGATCAAGTGCAACAGCTTTGTTGTACGATTCGATAGCAGCATCGTACTCCTTGCTGGACATCTGCGCGTTGCCTGTTTGCTTGCATTTCTCGGCCTGTGCTTTATCTTCAGCTGAAGGGACATTAGGTTTGGAAGTGGACGCGGACGCAGGCGACGACGACTGAGCAGAGGAAACCTTATCGCGAGTTTTGATATATACATCAAATATACTCTGAAGAGTAGCCGGTTTCACAGACAGTTTTTGAACTTGCTCCTGGTTGGAAGGATCTACTCCAAATGCCTCTCCGATACATTGGACTACGGCAAGATGGAATCAGTCTTGCCTAACCTGGATTTTAATCATAAAACGTACTAGCAACCTCAAGACTCTCCTGATCATCTGCCTTGACGGTTCCATCTTGAATAGACTGGTTAAGAAACTCGATAATAGAATATACGAGCTTTTGCTGTTTCTCGGACATGATAATCGACACGCAAGGGATATGTTGTAACTGGACGTAAACAAGCGACAACAAGTTGCAATTGCGCGTTAAACAAAAATACTCATTCATCCTTCTGCCTCTTACCTTACATTTCGAACCTTCCCTTTTGCCTTGCCATGTTCTGCGCGATATCTGGAGAGCCTCCCCAGACACCTGTCATCTCCAAAACCTCTGGGCATCTATACGAGAAGCGCCTCATCACAAAATACATCAACGAGAATGGAACTGACCCAATAACGGGGGAAAAGTTAGAGGAGGCAGACCTCATTGAGGTTAAAGCTTGTACGTCGTTTTCTACTTTATTTATTTGTATCTTTCTTAAGTTGGGATGCAATCTGCAGCTCCCAACTCTGCAGCACCTCGTCCCCCAACACATACATCGATCCCAGCCCTCCTTCAGCTACTTTCAAACGAATGGGATGCAGTGGCTTTGTCCATGTATAACCTGGAGCAGAAATACAACGCAACTCGGCAGGAACTAAGTTACGCACTTTACTCACAGGATGCCGCAAGCCGTGTGATCGCACGTCTCATTCGAGAGCGCGACGCAGCACGAGAGTACGCCTTTTTGGGTTTCCGCCGACCATCGAAACTAATGTACTTCGTCCTTTAGGGCTCTTGCTAACGTCTCAGCTTCAATGGGAATTGCGCCTACGGCTTCGGCGCCTACTGAAGATGTAGAAATGGTTGAAGATGCAGGTCTTCCTGCCAGTGTTGTTGCAAAAATCGATGAAGTACATCAAAAGTTAAGTGCTTCGCGTAAGCAGCGAAAGAATGCCCCCCCTCCAGGATTTGCGGCTTCTGCAGACGTGAAAACCTATGTTGCCACTCATACTGTCCCTTCTCTCCATTCGGCGTCTCCCGCTGGCATCACCTCCTTGGCTATTTCACAAACCAACCCCTCGCAATTTTTGACTGGTGGTAACGACAAAATTGTCCAACTGTACGATCAAAACACCGATAAAGTATTGGCTTCCCTCAAAGGACACACAAAAAAGGTCAATCATGTTGCTTTCCGTGAACAGGAGGGCGAAAATACGCTTTTACTTTCGGCTGGTGCAGATAAAATTGCCAAAGTTTGGGCCCACGATACCAGCTCCGGCGAATATCTCCCTAAATTGACGGTCCGTACTCACAAGGGCGAACTGACTGGCTTGGCTGTCCACCCAACTTCGACCTTGTTCGCTCTCTCTTCGACTGATAAGACGTATTCGCTTCACGATTTAAACACTTTCACTCAAGTCTTCCGGTCTACTCCATTCGATGACCCATTCACCTCTCTCGGTATACATCCGGATGGAACTTTGATTGCATTGGGTACCCCTACGTCAACGATTCAAATTTATGATATACGAAGTGGTTCCATTGCTGCCGTTTTGACACCCACCGACTCTTCGCCGTTCACTGTACACACCCTTGCTTTCTCCCAAAATGGCTATCATCTACTAGCCCCCGACTCTCTCTCCTCCGTTGCAGTTTGGGATCTTCGTTACCAAACACTGGCCAAGAGCATCCCTCTTGGTGACGACTGCAAAGTCAATCATGTCGCATGCGATCTCAGTGGACAATTCCTTGGAGTTGCAACTAATCAAGGTGCCAGAATATTTGCCCATAAAACATGGAACGATCTCCTCACTCTTGAGGAAGGGGGAGAGATTACAAACCTCGCCTTTGGGCCCTACAGTAAAGAAATATGGGGGGTGACAGGTAGAGAAGTGAGGACCTGGGGCTTGCCTGCCAGCTAAATATTTTTCGTCGTTTTGACGTTTGTAACATCGTGTGGTTTACTTTTTTTATTCCTGCGTTTCTTCTACATACAATTAAATATACATATACTGTGTTCCGTGCGCTTACCGCGAAAACAAACCGTCATTTGACCTGACGATGTGTCAACTTGTTTTTGAATCTGCACAATGTTTAAAGTGAGATATACAATGTGTGAATCATGGTATTGTCATTGCAGTCGTTGGAGATACATGAAATGGTTGTGTAAAATGCACGGGGGGTAACGCCCAaaatgatgtgatgtgaatgTGAAGTAAATAATAGTTATAACAAAGAAGAATGAAGGGCGCAGAATTCATACATATGAATTACAGTAAATGATACACTGGGTATGCGTGAAAAGTCATCTTGTCAAAC
Coding sequences:
- a CDS encoding Small glutamine-rich tetratricopeptide repeat-containing protein 2; translation: MSEKQQKLVYSIIEFLNQSIQDGTVKADDQESLEVAIQCIGEAFGVDPSNQEQVQKLSVKPATLQSIFDVYIKTRDKVSSAQSSSPASASTSKPNVPSAEDKAQAEKCKQTGNAQMSSKEYDAAIESYNKAVALDPTNPVYYSNRAAAHSSKGDHLAAVGDAEKAISVDSKFVKAYHRLGHAQYSLGDFKAAASAFERGLKLEPSNASLKTGLQNARARIDSDNSDDTVSGTRSGGASGAGGPGLGGMADMLRNLGGSGGPGGGGMPDLASMMNNPQLMAMAQQMAANGGLASLMQNPGVANMMSRVQSGNMPSMEEIMADPSLRQLAEQFGAAAGRR
- a CDS encoding Pre-mRNA-processing factor 19, with the translated sequence MFCAISGEPPQTPVISKTSGHLYEKRLITKYINENGTDPITGEKLEEADLIEVKASPNSAAPRPPTHTSIPALLQLLSNEWDAVALSMYNLEQKYNATRQELSYALYSQDAASRVIARLIRERDAAREALANVSASMGIAPTASAPTEDVEMVEDAGLPASVVAKIDEVHQKLSASRKQRKNAPPPGFAASADVKTYVATHTVPSLHSASPAGITSLAISQTNPSQFLTGGNDKIVQLYDQNTDKVLASLKGHTKKVNHVAFREQEGENTLLLSAGADKIAKVWAHDTSSGEYLPKLTVRTHKGELTGLAVHPTSTLFALSSTDKTYSLHDLNTFTQVFRSTPFDDPFTSLGIHPDGTLIALGTPTSTIQIYDIRSGSIAAVLTPTDSSPFTVHTLAFSQNGYHLLAPDSLSSVAVWDLRYQTLAKSIPLGDDCKVNHVACDLSGQFLGVATNQGARIFAHKTWNDLLTLEEGGEITNLAFGPYSKEIWGVTGREVRTWGLPAS